A stretch of the Argentina anserina chromosome 6, drPotAnse1.1, whole genome shotgun sequence genome encodes the following:
- the LOC126800121 gene encoding hypersensitive-induced response protein 2-like, with the protein MGQVIGCVRVKQSMVAVREHCGKFDGVLQPGTHCVPWCFGYAVAGQVSLRVQQLLFKCEAKTKDNVFVNVSTYVHFRPSPEHVEDAFYKLKNKTHQMQAYVYNVIHGSVSKLELDALYEEKHGIAKAVQEDLNKAMSAYGYEIIETLIVDIVPDESLKKVMNENAAAKEKLGTACQCKANEEGLKP; encoded by the exons ATGGGTCAAGTGATTGGTTGTGTTCGGGTGAAGCAGTCTATGGTTGCAGTGAGGGAACATTGTGGGAAATTTGATGGTGTGCTTCAGCCTGGCACTCACTGCGTGCCttggtgttttggttatgCAGTAGCCGGCCAGGTTTCACTTCGTGTGCAACAACTTCTGTTTAAATGTGAAGCCAAGACTAAG GATAATGTGTTTGTCAATGTGTCTACATATGTTCACTTTCGTCCATCACCAGAACATGTTGAGGATGCTTTCTATAAGCTCAAGAACAAAACCCATCAGATGCAAGCCTATGTTTACAATG TTATCCATGGAAGTGTATCCAAGTTGGAATTGGATGCTTTGTATGAGGAGAAGCATGGCATAGCAAAAGCTGTCCAAGAGGACCTTAATAAG GCAATGTCTGCTTATGGTTATGAGATTATCGAGACCCTCATTGTTGATATCGTGCCTGATGAGTCTTTGAAGAAAGTAATGAATGAGAATGCAG CTGCAAAGGAAAAGCTTGGCACAGCTTGCCAGTGCAAGGCTAATGAGGAGGGTTTGAAGCCTTGA
- the LOC126798086 gene encoding mitochondrial outer membrane protein porin of 34 kDa-like has protein sequence MAKGPGLYTEIGKKARDLLYKDHQSDHKFTITTYSDTGVAITSSGTKKGEQLLADVTTQLKNKNVTTDIKVDTESNLLTTVTIDQPCPGVKAILSFKVPDQRSGKAELQYLHDYAGISTSVGLTANPVVNISGVLGTNLLALGTDVSFDTKIGNFTKCNAGLNFSNADLVASLNLNEKGDVVSASFHHTLYPELSTAVGAEITHRISSSENTITIGAQHALDQLTTVKARLNNSGKANALIQHEWRPKSFFTISGEVDAKAIEKSAKIGLALALKP, from the exons ATGGCCAAAGGTCCAGGTCTCTACACCGAGATCGGCAAGAAAGCCAGAG ATCTCTTGTATAAGGATCACCAGAGCGACCACAAGTTCACCATCACTACCTACAGTGACACTGGAGTG GCTATTACTTCTTCAGGAACAAAGAAGGGCGAGCAGCTTTTGGCTGATGTTACTACTCAGTTGAAGAACAAGAATGTCACTACTGATATCAAAGTCGACACTGAGTCCAAT CTTCTGACTACTGTTACCATTGATCAACCTTGCCCTGGCGTTAAGGCAATTCTCAGCTTCAAGGTTCCTGATCAGAGGTCTGGCAAG GCGGAACTCCAGTACTTGCATGACTATGCTGGGATAAGCACCAGTGTTGGATTGACAGCCAACCCTGTTGTCAACATATCTGGCGTTCTGGGAACTAACCTTCTTGCTCTGGGTACTGATGTGTCTTTTGATACCAAAATTGGGAATTTCACCAAATGCAATGCTGGTTTGAACTTCTCCAATGCGGATCTTGTTGCATCATTGAACCT GAATGAGAAAGGTGATGTGGTCAGCGCATCTTTCCATCACACTCTCTATCCCGAACTAAGCACTGCTGTAGGAGCTGAGATTACTCACAGAATTTCCAGCAGTGAGAATACCATCACTATTGGTGCTCAGCATGCCCTGGATCAATTGACCACCGTCAAAGCACGTCTGAACAACTCTGGCAAGGCCAATGCTCTTATCCAGCATGAGTGGCGCCCAAAATCATTCTTCACCATTTCTGGAGAGGTGGATGCTAAAGCCATTGAGAAGAGCGCCAAGATTGGATTGGCTCTGGCTCTCAAGCCATGA
- the LOC126799475 gene encoding pectate lyase-like: protein MCSFCVILPCMKAGNDSDDHSTIAVFDPVLQEREKQAEVAALKAYQPDPESVTDELVKDVEISLEGTNTTRRNLGKKNKGACTATNPIDRCWRCNPQWANDRRQLANCVLGFGRRTRGGKRGPIYVVHDSSDNDMANPKPGTLRHAVIQDGPLWIIFKHSMTIKLNKELLVTSHKTIDGRGANVHIAHGAGITLQFIQNVIIHGIHIHDIVTVGGGLIRDSIDHIGLRTQSDGDGISVFGSSHIWLDHLSMWNCYDGLIDVIQGSTAITVSNCHMTKHNDVMLFGASDAYDRDQIMQVTVAFNHFGKGLIQRMPRCRHGYFHVVNNDYTHWLKYAIGGSSHPTIISQGNRYIAPPDPKLKEITYRIYTTEAEWATWQWRSEGDLMENGAYFRESGEPRKDRGPYSRLDVINARPGSFVRRLTRFSGTLGCRAGKPC, encoded by the exons ATGTGCTCATTCTGCGTAATACTACCATGCATGAAAGCAGGCAATGATTCAgatgatcatagcaccattgcgGTGTTCGATCCTGTCCTTCAGGAGCGGGAGAAGCAAGCCGAGGTAGCTGCCCTCAAGGCCTATCAGCCCGACCCCGAATCAGTTACGGACGAGCTAGTTAAAGATGTCGAAAT AAGTTTAGAGGGCACCAATACTACAAGGAGGAATCTAGGGAAAAAGAACAAAGGCGCATGCACGGCCACAAACCCTATTGACCGGTGCTGGAGATGCAATCCCCAATGGGCCAATGACCGGAGGCAGCTCGCCAATTGCGTGCTAGGGTTCGGCCGCCGGACGCGGGGAGGAAAACGCGGTCCCATCTACGTCGTCCATGATTCATCCGACAACGACATGGCCAATCCCAAACCAGGAACTCTCCGGCACGCTGTGATCCAAGACGGCCCACTCTGGATCATCTTCAAACATAGCATGACCATCAAGTTGAACAAGGAGCTACTTGTGACGAGCCACAAGACCATTGACGGGCGTGGCGCCAATGTTCACATCGCTCACGGTGCAGGAATCACCCTGCAGTTCATACAGAATGTGATCATCCACGGAATTCACATCCACGACATTGTGACTGTCGGAGGTGGGCTGATCAGAGACTCAATTGACCACATCGGACTCAGGACGCAAAGTGATGGAGATGGTATATCCGTCTTTGGATCCTCACACATCTGGCTCGACCATCTCTCCATGTGGAACTGCTACGATGGGCTTATCGACGTCATCCAAGGCTCCACCGCCATCACCGTCTCAAACTGCCACATGACTAAACATAACGAC GTGATGCTGTTCGGAGCAAGCGATGCATATGACCGCGACCAGATCATGCAAGTCACGGTGGCGTTCAACCACTTCGGGAAGGGATTGATCCAGAGAATGCCGAGGTGCAGACACGGCTACTTCCACGTTGTAAACAACGACTACACCCACTGGCTGAAGTACGCCATCGGAGGCAGCTCGCACCCGACCATCATCAGCCAGGGCAACCGCTACATCGCCCCACCGGACCCAAAATTAAAGGAAATCACATACAGAATTTACACAACGGAGGCCGAGTGGGCAACATGGCAATGGAGGTCGGAAGGCGACCTCATGGAGAACGGAGCCTACTTCCGGGAATCCGGAGAGCCGAGGAAGGACAGAGGACCGTACAGTAGGCTCGACGTGATCAACGCAAGGCCAGGTTCATTCGTGAGGAGGCTCACACGCTTTTCTGGTACTCTCGGATGCAGGGCTGGTAAGCCATGCTAA
- the LOC126799015 gene encoding probable auxin efflux carrier component 8, translating to MISLLDVYHVVAATVPLYVAMIIAYVSVKWWKLFTPEQCSGINKFVAKFSIPLLSFQVISANNPYKMNLKLILADGLQKAIAFLALTAITKFSSHGGLNSIITGLSLSTLPNTLILGIPLLKAMYAEEAGVLVSQIVVLQSLVWYNLLLFLFEFRAAKAASVTPSSDATAEDVEAPNEAQLKDEEGGEEGARNPNKMKSILSTVVRKLFANPNTHATILSLIWASIHFRWGVKMPEIVTQSISILANGGLGMATFSLGLFMASRPSIIACGTRMTVVAMVLKFLAGPAVMALSSFAVGLRGRVLRVAIVQAALPQGIVPFVFAKEYNVHPEILSTAVIFGMLIALPIALAYYFLMGL from the exons ATGATTTCCCTACTTGATGTCTACCATGTTGTGGCAGCAACTGTACCTTTGTATGTTGCTATGATTATAGCCTATGTCTCTGTGAAATGGTGGAAGCTTTTCACACCGGAACAGTGTTCTGGCATAAACAAGTTCGTCGCGAAATTTTCCATCCCATTGCTGTCATTTCAAGTGATTTCTGCCAATAACCCCTACAAAATGAACCTCAAGCTCATCCTTGCGGATGGTCTCCAAAAGGCAATTGCTTTTTTAGCGCTGACAGCAATCACTAAATTCAGCTCCCATGGTGGCTTGAATTCCATCATCACAGGTCTTTCCCTCTCCACCTTGCCTAACACATTGATTCTTGGAATTCCACTTTTGAAGGCCATGTATGCCGAAGAAGCAGGCGTGCTTGTTAGTCAGATAGTTGTGTTACAAAGCTTAGTTTGGTACAATTTGTTGCTGTTTCTGTTTGAGTTTCGAGCAGCAAAGGCAGCTTCTGTGACACCTTCATCAGACGCAACTGCAG AGGACGTGGAGGCCCCTAATGAAGCACAATTGAAAGACGAAGAAGGGGGTGAAGAAGGAGCTAGAAATCCCAATAAAATGAAATCTATTCTATCAACAGTTGTGAGGAAGCTCTTTGCCAACCCCAACACTCATGCAACAATATTGAGTCTAATATGGGCTAGCATACACTTCAG ATGGGGAGTTAAAATGCCAGAAATTGTTACACAATCTATTTCAATACTCGCAAATGGAGGACTTGGTATGGCAACATTCAGCTTAG GCCTTTTCATGGCGTCGCGGCCTAGTATAATAGCTTGTGGAACAAGAATGACAGTGGTAGCCATGGTACTTAAGTTCCTTGCTGGACCTGCTGTAATGGCATTGTCCTCCTTCGCAGTAGGACTAAGAGGCAGAGTTCTCAGAGTGGCAATTGTGCAG GCAGCTCTTCCTCAAGGAATTGTTCCTTTTGTTTTCGCCAAGGAATACAATGTTCATCCTGAAATTCTGAGCACCGC AGTAATATTTGGCATGCTCATTGCTTTGCCTATAGCATTGGCCTACTACTTCTTAATGGGATTATAA